The following proteins are encoded in a genomic region of Chelmon rostratus isolate fCheRos1 chromosome 3, fCheRos1.pri, whole genome shotgun sequence:
- the LOC121604220 gene encoding ectonucleoside triphosphate diphosphohydrolase 7-like, translating to MARITFSCLPASWYCSVSLLSLGCAPRQRLLLLLLLFITSAVLLLGTYQRQLWGPQRRPGARVNMYLTIAESMEATDILNPALNYGIVVDCGSSGSRVFVYYWPPHNGNPHTLLDIRQMRDRDRKPVVKKIKPGISTLAKTPTQASDYLHPLLSFAAAHVPQDKHKETPLYILCTAGMRLLPESQQAAILEDLVTDVPLEFDFLFSRSHAEVISGKQEGVYAWIGINFVLGRFDHADEEDATVEVTTGSQNQQPISRRRTVGIMDMGGASLQIAYEVPSAITFSSPQEEEAGKSVLAEFNLGCDVEHTQHVYRVYVTTFLGFGGNMARQRYEDQLVNNTLAKNRFLTTQTGLSEDKPYLDPCLPTGLSDTVVRDNHTLYLRGQGDWTRCQEAVRPFLGLHNGTMSPGGVYQAPINFSNSEFYGFSEFFYCTEDVLRLGGQYDSGKYSRAAMDYCSTKWSTLKQRLDNKLFSQQADISRLRYQCFKSAWMYEVLHSGFRFPTDYPSLKTAQLVYDKEVQWTLGAILYKTRFLPLRDLQQETLRQNHPSWLRSSFVYNHHLFSLCILVVVLAILLYVLRLRRIHQREQRQAEALNLLWVEEGEALLP from the exons ATGGCAAG GATCacgttttcctgcctgccggcctcCTGGTACTGCAGCGTGTCCCTGCTGTCTCTGGGTTGTGCTCCCAGGCagagactgctgctgctgctgctgctcttcatcacttcTGCCGTCCTCCTCCTGGGAACCTACCAGAGGCAGCTGTGGGGTCCACAGAGACGGCCCGGGGCCCGGGTCAACAT GTACCTCACCATCGCAGAGTCCATGGAGGCCACTGACATCCTCAACCCTGCTCTGAATTATGGGATCGTGGTGGACTGTGGCAGCAGTGGCTCCCGGGTCTTTGTGTACTACTGGCCACCCCACAATGGGAACCCTCACACCCTGCTGGACATCAGACAGATGAGGGACCGTGACCGCAAACCAGTCGTCAAAAAGATCAAACCTG GTATCTCCACCCTGGCGAAGACCCCAACGCAGGCCAGTGACtacctccaccctctcctcagCTTCGCTGCTGCTCACGTCCCGCAGGACAAACACAAGGAGACGCCGCTCTACATCCTCTGTACTGCCGGCATGAGGCTGCTGCCGGAGAG CCAGCAGGCAGCCATCTTAGAGGACCTGGTCACTGATGTTCCCCTGGAgtttgatttcctgttttcccGTTCCCATGCCGAGGTCATTTCTGGGAAACAGGAAG GAGTGTATGCATGGATTGGCATTAATTTTGTGCTGGGCCGCTTTGATCATGCTGATGAGg AGGACGCCACAGTTGAGGTGACAACAGGGTCTCAGaaccagcagccaatcagcaggcGGCGCACAGTGGGCATCATGGATATGGGTGGAGCTTCACTGCAGATCGCCTATGAGGTTCCCAGTGCCATCACCTTCAGTTCACCACAGGAG GAGGAGGCAGGGAAGAGTGTTCTCGCAGAGTTTAATCTGGGCTGTGATGTCgagcacacacagcatgtttaCAGAGTCTACGTCACCACGTTCCTCGGCTTCGGAGGGAACATGGCCAGGCAGCGCTACGAGGACCAGCTGGTCAACAACACGCTGGCCAAGAACAG GTTTCTGACCACACAGACAGGCCTGAGTGAGGACAAACCGTACCTGGACCCCTGTCTGCCCACCGGTCTGTCGGACACAGTAGTGAGGGACAACCACACGTTGTACCTGAGGGGTCAGGGTGACTGGACTCGCTGTCAGGAAGCCGTACGACccttcctgggcctccacaATGGCACCATGTCACCAGGGGGCGTCTATCAG GCTCCCATCAACTTCAGCAACAGTGAGTTCTACGGCTTCTCCGAGTTTTTTTACTGTACGGAGGACGTGCTGAGGCTGGGAGGACAGTACGACAGCGGAAAGTACTCCCGAGCTGCTATG GACTACTGCTCCACCAAGTGGTCGACGCTGAAACAGCGTCTGGACAACAAGCTTTTCTCTCAGCAGGCCGACATTAGCAGACTCAG GTATCAGTGCTTCAAGTCAGCCTGGATGTACGAGGTGTTGCACTCCGGTTTCCGCTTCCCCACCGACTACCCGAGTCTGAAAACAGCCCAGCTGGTTTATGACAAGGAGGTCCAGTGGACTCTGGGAGCCATCCTGTATAAAACCCGCTTCCTGCCTCTCAG GGACTTGCAGCAGGAAACGTTGCGGCAGAACCACCCCAGCTGGCTGCGCTCCTCCTTCGTCTACAACCACCACCTGTTCTCGCTCTGCAtcctggtggtggtgctggCCATCCTGCTCTACGTCCTGCGCCTGCGGAGGATCCACCAGCGGGAGCAGCGGCAGGCCGAGGCCCTGAACCTCCTCTGGGTTGAAGAGGGAGAGGCCCTCCTCCCGTGA